The Caldivirga sp. genome includes a region encoding these proteins:
- the dcd gene encoding dCTP deaminase, whose amino-acid sequence MILARGEILKLIKDGSLSIEPFTEDVVRENGLDLRVGNEYAIYAFENQVIDPCELESTRHLFSIVEAKDGRIIIPPRSFALLTTMEYVKFPRDIIGFCNLRSTLARYGLGVPPTIIDTGFEGNITIEVINNSGNYVVLRPGMRFLHVVLAKTIGEAKYQGKYLGQRGVTPPKGLKGEC is encoded by the coding sequence ATGATACTTGCCAGGGGTGAGATACTTAAGCTCATTAAGGATGGCTCCCTAAGCATAGAGCCCTTCACTGAGGATGTGGTTAGGGAGAATGGCTTAGATTTGAGGGTTGGTAACGAGTACGCAATATACGCCTTCGAGAATCAGGTAATTGATCCCTGTGAACTTGAGTCCACTAGGCACCTCTTCAGTATTGTTGAGGCTAAGGATGGTAGGATAATTATACCACCGAGGAGCTTCGCCTTATTAACAACAATGGAGTATGTTAAATTCCCAAGGGACATAATAGGCTTCTGCAACCTACGCTCCACCCTAGCCCGATACGGCTTAGGCGTACCACCGACTATAATTGATACTGGGTTTGAAGGTAACATAACCATTGAGGTCATCAATAATAGTGGTAATTACGTTGTTCTAAGGCCAGGTATGAGGTTCCTCCACGTAGTGTTGGCTAAAACCATAGGTGAGGCTAAGTATCAGGGTAAGTACCTTGGACAGAGGGGTGTAACACCACCCAAGGGGCTTAAAGGTGAATGCTAA